TAAGAATTTTCAAACGGCTAAATCTGAGGGGACACTCTTACAAAAGGAAGCAGGTGTAAGAATGTTCGCGAGGAAAAACGTTCTCCATAGATCACAATTGGACAATTGCAGGCGTTGGTTGCATCCTGGGGAGAAGTCGTGCCCAAAAGTAGAATTAGACTCTACATCTTTGCCAACTATTTATAAGACTTGTCTTAAGAAATCCCCCGCTGTCGTCATGTCACAAATGTAAGTGTCCGCAGTTTGCCAAACATTACTGGACTTTAAAAAAGGAACTTTTGGCAATAGGTTTAAAATGAGCTCATGGTTAGGATACATGCCATCATGAAATAAAGCTTACTGAGAACTGAAGGGAAGTGTCTATCAGGAAGGCCTCTGAAGGATGTGGAGAGGTTTTGTAGTGAGAAATAGTCTTGGATCCCTTTACGCGCCTTCAAGTATCTCATTCAGCATTATAAAAAGTTTCAGTGCTGTTATCTTTGAAAAGGTGCAGTGGTGCCAATAATGGCAGCATGAGTTTTTGGGaatatttcttgttttatttggATCATTTTGCCTTGTCTTGCTGATCCAGATATAATCAAGCTGATTTTCCAGAtcatctttaccaagggtgccaataattctggggACATTGTGTGAAATCAAATGACTGCCACATTTCATGCACTGACCTAACACTAAAACCTCTCCAACTGGGTGTTATTTCACTGTTGGAAGTCAAGAGCACAACAGTTCAATCCGTGCACAGGATCCCTTCTACGCTTACGGATTCCATTTTCCCATCATACAAAAATATAGATGCAAATATTAGTTCTGCTTTACTCACTGTGTATGCGCACACACAAATTTGTGCAGCTGTAATGCAAATCATCTCTTCCCGTGTTGTGgtcttattaattttttatgcaACAATGTTATACCAAATCACCATGTCAAGCTGagaacaaacatttttcttcatgGTAACCAGAAGGTTTCTGGTGACCTTGGTTAATTATTGTACAGTATTTCTGCACAAACATGGTAGATTTGTGCGCACATGCATTTTTGTATGTGAACAGAAGAAATATGAGAGCAAATTATCATGCGCATGGATTAAACGAGTGTGCTTTCAACATTATCTCAGCAATGCGATCTTGTTTGTTCTTCTGTTGGTCCACCCTCTCcgttttctcttattttttccattttccatattgttCCTTTCCCTACTTTCTTcgttctcttctctctcagtcTGGGCGTCCAGTGGCCAGCTTCAAGCAGCACAGTGCCCCTATCGCATCAGTGGAATGGAGCCCCATCGACTCCAGCGTGTTTGCCGCCTCTGGAGCAGACGATGTCATCAGCCAATGGGATCTGTCGGtggagtcatgtgacatgggTGAACAGGCTGACAGCTTAAAGAAGCTCCCACCACAGCTGCTGTTCTTGCACCAGGGCCAGACAGAGGTCAAGGAGCTCCACTGGCACCCACAGATCCAAGGAACTCTCATCTCCACAGCACTGTCAGGATTCAACATTTTCAGGACTATTTCAGTGTAAAAGGGAAAGAAGTGCATGTGTGCTTTTGTGCCTTATGACCATAGTAGAAATATGTTAAGTACCATCATCATGTCAGTGatcaacatttttctttttgactGATCTCTACACTTGTTTCTAGATCATCTCGACTGGTTTTAAAATGTAGGCAATTAAAAAGGTCTTGATACACTTCATATAAATCTACACTGAAACTGATGAGCTCAGCTGGTGCTGAAGGTGACAGGCAGCCAGTGCAAACACAGCTGTGTGTCCTAGTTTTGAAGATCACTCATGCTACACTGTTCATCAACATGTTGGAAAATGTCATTACCCTTTTTTATGCCATGAGTGAATGCTATTAACTCAAGTCAAATTTTGTACACATTTTTCTAGTCTTCTATGTGTGCTTAGAATCAGTCcaagtccaagagagcaaaattacCCATTACTTTTTCCTGCCAGCCTGACTGACAGTAACCaaatctgtgagctcatgtatgtgaaaGAGGGTAGTtagtgctttcctccaagtgtgttcaCCCTCTAATGTAACATGAGCAGCATTTTGAAAAGGTGGCTGGCTTCATGTTTCTCTAAAAACGCCATGCTAGCCTTGACCCTCCTTGGTTGGCAGTGACTTGTGTATGGATCTCTTAAAGACATTACTTTATCCTTGATTCTGAACTTGGGTTAAGAACAACTGAAATTAAATGTCTTTTCTGTCATAATATTTTCACAAGGCCTCATTTTCATGGACACAAATAAAGACTGCTACAAAAGCTGCTTGCATTTAATTGAGTGGTAAGGATTTTGAAGATGTGGAGTTAGAGAAGCTCCTCAGTCCATGGTAGAAGTGGTTTACTTCAGTAACCGCATGAAGGAAGTTGGTTTTAAGTAGTTTGAACACCAGAAAAACTGGTGGCTCTgttatacactgtatggccaaaaatatgtggacacatgaccaacACAAAtgcatgtggttcttccccaaactgttgctgcAAAGTTGAGAGCATGTAATTGTCTAGATGTCTttgcaatttcccttcattgtGACTAAGAGACTCAAACATAGCCCAGCaagacaatgcccctgtgcacaaagcgaggtccatgaagacatggtttgctaaggttagagtggaagaacttgcgtgccctgcacagaaccctgaccccaaccccattgaacaccttttggaTTAACTGGAATGTTGACTGTGCATCAGGATTCCatgcccaacatcagtgcctgacctcattaatgctcttgtggctgaatgagcagaaATTCCCACAGCAATGTTCCATaatgtagtggaaagccttctcaaaAGAATGGAGGCTGTTCTAGCAACAAGGATGGGCCAACTTTGGAATTAAATGGTCAACAAGCATATACGGGTATGATGGTCCGGTGTCTACGTACTgctagccatatagtgtactttggGAGGCATTTTGCTGATGTGGTTTGGGTACACATGTTCTCTTAAGAggaaaatcaatacaaagttctgaTCTTTATCTTAGATTAAAGATTTTTATtctgatgggcgtggtctcttccaggatgataaTGCCCCCCATTCAATGGGCACGAGAGCTCACcgaatggtttgatgagaatCAAACGatcaccagatctcaatccagttGAACATCTACGGGAGATTTTGGACGGACATGTTAGACAGCTCTCTCAATCTCCATCAGCAAAACACCAGCTGAGGGAATATTTTTTGGAAGAATGATGTTCATTcctccagtagtttcagagacTAGAATTTATGCCAAGgtgcattgaagctgttctggcagcTCATAGTGACCCAATATCTTACTGAGATACTTTATgttgatttttcctttaatttgtcagcTATCTGTAGCAGAAGCAGATGGTTTTTTTAAAGTCCCTAATGTTATGATAACCAGATGGTGCAGGCAGTATGATGGAAAAATTAGGGAAACTGTACAACTTGGCTATAAAACCTAAAGTAAAGGATGTGACAGGTTATGACATTAAATACATTAAGATTTTTTCGTTGTCTGTTAAGAGTATTAGACACCCtcactgtcatttattttaaatagctgcagtttgtcattttctcTGTGTGAGACGTAGGCTTCAAAAGGATAAAGAAAGATGTTCacttttgcttgttttattaCTTTACCACTGTGTTTGATGTTACTGAGTGCGGTTTGGGTGAATTCACACTTGGATTATTAGCATAActgagaaatgaagaaaaatctaAAGAAAAGGCAGTAATAGGAAATAAAgacatacatttattattgcAGATTTCAATACCAATAGCATCACATATAGGAAGTGCAGTGTTCCATGGTGTACACATAAATGCAGGTTCTTCAAGAGCTTACAGGCAGAACTGGTCTGACAAATACAGGATGACCCACAAGTCTCCATACAAAAGTggaaattaacacttaatatcttccaaaaaaattcatatttagtttatattatatatattttttcagatagcctttaagaatcattctcatggctggatcaggaaacTGTTGCAAGGTtacgatggactttaacaggaaacatggcgagcacatcacacacacacaacactgctgccaaacgtattaacaaattcaaaaagactggaagtgaaGCAGACCGACCGAGAAGTCCACGGACATCCACTGACGAAAGCACAACTGATGTGGTGTTGGATGGAGACAATTGGGTCACCCTGTAGTTTAATTACAACTGTGCGTACATCCACATTAAtctggataaatttgaaaacgctTCTTTTTCGCTACTTTTTTGGCCTTCTGTCCACACTGAGACAGCATTTGAAATATGAAAATGCCGTTTCCACTTTGTAGTGTGGACTGAAAAAAtagatattcaaaaacaattacatttttggtCATATGACCCACTCagctcaaaacaaacaagacggtactgcagttgttgtgcctgctatccagtttgatagctttgttaaagattaatgtcactttgtacaaccttcagattgcattCTTAAATAAACGCCTGACTGAGATGACACGGGCCAAAGCTGCTTACATTTTTACGCATGTACATTATAGGCTTATAAGTGTTTTCTGCCATTTCAGTGTGGACGATCAATTTTTTGAAAACGGCAGTATAGACGGGAgagtgttttaaaacaaaaatgcacttTTCAGATCTATCCAGATTAATGTGGACATAGCCTGCAGTACACGTTGTGTTCGCTGCTCTATTACATCATAATCACAGCGGTTACTAAAGTAATTTACACAACTGATTGTCATTAGCTAAAAAAATGGGGTTGGTTTCTGTTTGGCCATTCACAGTTGATGTTATAAACTGATTTTGCTTGCGTTTCAATGATGAAGTTGAAAACTTGAGCTGACAATTCTGGCAGGTGTTTAACCGGCACCATGTGGAGTGATTTACCAGTTAATATATGGTTTataataaaagtgaaatataGTTACAGACACTTTGTACATTCTGGTTTGAGAGATATTCTATGGTTTAGACCTTTATGACAGCATCCCAATTTGAACTAACTGCACCAGTTTTGgctttattttttgtaaaaaacagACATAATGGCTTTTGTTGTGGTACCTTTCTTTAAAATGGCAGCAGCCCAAATAATTATAGATGGGAATCTTGGCAGTACCTAGCAATGTAACTAAGCTACAACTCTAACTACATTTTTGAGATTTCAGGTGTACAACTGTATTCAAGAGTATCCATGCATATCTTTTCAAACTAAGCTGTGATTACACCATCTGCCTGTATAGTTTCAACAGAAAGGCCTACTGGTCTGCTAAAGGATCACAGTGTGGCATGTAAAGGCTGCACAAAGGCTAAATATTATAATGAGAAAGTGGTTTTTAATGACTGAAGTGGCTTTGAAAAATCTGGATCAGGATTTATGAAGACATGTTTATTCCTTTCCAAGCTGAGATAAGACAAATATCTGAAAAGTGGTTCATATGTGTATGgattcaaaataataaacaccccAAGAACAAATTGTCAGGTGTTTAATCATCATTATATCAAATTATTTACAAGTGAACAGATGGTTATTTTATAAAAGGAGCTGTTTAAGACATTGTttctgagaagaagaaaaaacctcccccccaaaaaaaaaaacaatttacaaaGTCATGCAGTTTGCTACTTAAAACAATTATTGTGAAACTAAGCTTTAATGCAACTTGTCCATAATTACCTCCCAATAAATCCAGTTTAAACCAGTAGGCAGTTCTCCAGCTATCCTGATTTGGCTCTAAAGTTTTATTTCAGTGGGAAAACACAGGCTTTTTAATAGGAAAGTGGTCTCTATGAGACATGTAAACTCCAATGACTGGCTATTAAAACAGACAGATATGACTGAAGTAAGACATAGTTATTTAAAGTGGTTTAAGCACActgtttcttcttctgctgtACACAACTAGGTATGTGCTGATCATTGGTAAAACAATACATGGCAACATTTAATAAGTCTTTACAGGATTTcgcagggtttttttcccccaaatttgcgatgcaatttgcggaGCTTTTTTGCGTAAAactgtttgggttttttggtctttcactgtgatgtttgttggtaaataagacctttagctttggctgaatgagtgTTGTGATGACGTTACATGATGTAtattggcccaaatctgtggtaatttagaaaaattgcaagctcttgcgaatattgcagagtttccttgattctgcattaatttaattcaaaatcgCAAAATCCGGGAGGGACTGTTTAATGCACACCATATAACTATCACCTTAAACACCTTAAATGATCATCACAACCTTTCCATTTATCTAAGCAGAGAAGGGTTTGAGTGAATATGTAAATGTCATATGCACAGAGATGTGCagtgaaaatgtacagataacttttttaaagttaaaattaAGTTAGTTAACAGCATTTTTATAGTAGCTTTTCCAACTGTTGTATTTTCAATGTTCTTTCAGTATGTTCCCTATCATGATACTATATTTTCTCTTCATGTACCTTAAACTTAAACAGCAGATACCAGGTTGTGTGTCAGATACACTAAACTCCCTAAGGTGTAGAAGAGCAATAGCAGTAAGCACTATATTAAACTGTGTCAGTCGTAGTAAACCGAGCACCTGCGATCTATCCGCACGATGTTCACCCACTGTTTTTTCCACCCATTGTGTTTGTCACTCCCACAGGAACACCCAAAATTCTCCAGTAAAATCTCCACAACTCACATACACAGCTCATTTTAGACCAGCTCTGGCTTTTTTAATGCCATTATGAATATTAAATCAACATGTTTTTAACCTTAGGAACTTGCTGATACAGTTATACATAGATACCACAATTCACTCATGTATTTTCATAACAGACTAACAAAACattaatttgaataaatttgTTTAAGTAAATGAAAGGTTCTCACTTTACTTTTGTcctatagtatttaaaaataataacaatatggaGTTTCTTTAAAAAGAGACTAATACACTAAAGGACATAAAATTTTTAACCAACTTTTGTGGAATACTGGTATTTGGCTCAACCTTTTTACTCCTGTATTGAGATGATTTATTAAACAGCTAAAAACAGACTGCATGTCTACCATTTAACATTCCCAGGTAATATGTTTTGAAACTTAAGAGATCCCAGTTTAACAATGATATGATAGCAACAATATTAAACTTATAATAAttgttttataatattaaatattaaatgcattCCATTGTCTAAGGCTTTAGTGGGACTAATAGTACTAATAGAAATGTAATTTCTTTATAATACTACAGTTCTACCcctgaaaaacattgtttttcatgACAAACTACTGTTTTCTTAGAGTTttgaaaagtatttttaaaataaaattttcagcCTCTATTTATGTGTGACCTTTTTCTACTAACAAGTCCAGTTCCTCCTGTTTCATAGAGTTGTTTTTACTTTGGTAGTTTCTCCCTTTTATGTTATTCGAAAAAGCATTTTGCTGATACTTTTCTCTGCTTGATCTTTACATACCCATCATTAGACTCCTAAAGGCCAATCTCATCATCCGACTCATCCTCAAACGTATAGCCCTGCTCTCCTGCAACGCCCTCTTCGTCTGAATCCGACTCTGACAGATggtcctcctctctcctcctgtccAATGGGGAGATGCCTTCATATTCTGAGCTCACTGAAGAAGATGGACTGGGACTGACGTCTGGCCGGTGATTCGTCAGCTCTGGTTTCACGGCTCCTTTATTAGCCATTCCTTCAGCCCTCACCTCCATTCCTCCAACTGGACTTGTATTCGTTTCCTTCTCACATTCCAGCTCTAATTCACCACCTACATACTGCCGACCAACGATCTCCTCCTTTTTGTCGCTAAATCGCACCTTCGGCCGTAGCCCCTTAGATTTGATACCATTGACATCGTTTATATGCTCCTCTCCACTGCTCAGACTGTGTATCCTCTTCTCATTCAGGTCAGTAGTTGCACCATTGGTTGATATCCCACCATCTGCACTGCTCTTACCGGAGATAAAcacttcttcttcaccttcgtTGCCCATTGTCCACTTGCTGCCCAAACCCAGTCCATCCATCACTCCCAGCACATCTCCCAAAATGGATGGCCCCAGGTCTAGGTCCAGATCGAAGGATGAGACTGATTCTGAGTGCTGGAGTTCTGTAAAGGGTTCATCAGGGGTTTTGCTGTCAGCTGCATGATTTAGCCTCACTTCTGTGGAGTCACTGGTGTCCTCCACAGGAGAGGTGATGGActtcaaaggctctgggttgGAGGGGCCATGACTGGACAAGAAGGAGGTGTCTCCGAAGGCGTCTCCACCACGGCCGATATGCATGGTGTGGCGAAAGTCGCCGAGCGGGGCAGAGATCATGGTGGGATCCAGGCGGTGAGCCCGGCCCGACTTGTGTAGTGGCATTGGAACTGTGAAATAAAATTCAAGAGTGATTATCAAATCCAGTTACATTACAGAACTTAATCTATAGCCCAGCATTACCTCAGCAAAGCAGAACTaaccttaaaaataaaaatacaacgtAAGTTAGACAGTCACTCTAAAGTTGTGATCCATGATGCCTTTTATTGAGGATTAGGAATACTTAAATAAAAAGGCAGATAATTATGTTAGTTaattagttttcatttttaatgccaCGACTCAATTCACAGCCCTGAAGACCCTTTTCCTTTGCATATTATCCAtttctttataataatttattagtCTAATTTCATGATTGCTTTGGCAATTAGCTGAATAATTAAGTcagttgtgggtgtgtgtgtgttttttttaaacgtgtgaACTCTCTAGCACTTCTTACTTCATGTCACTGCTCTCTTGTTGCCTTTTTAAACACTAGGTTCATCTTGTTAgcatttctgttgttgttgttgttgtttttgacaACAGTTTGACTCTCCAAGTTTTAGATTGTCAATATGGATAAGACATTTAAATCTAGCCAGGATGATGCAATGCAGAAAAGTTTAACAAGAGACAGCAAGGGTGAGAAAGAGCTAACTGAGAGGTAATGCCAAAGCCATGCTCAGACTTGTGAGACTCGTGAAATGTAAAAACACAGTTTTGGATTCTGCCCCTGGGGCTTGagcaagccacacacacacacacacacacacacacacacacactcactcactcgcacaaACAACTGAAACAGACATTATGAAACTCTCCAGTGTTGATGGAGCTGTTCTAATGAAATGTAGTAATCGGGACCATTAGGAATCTGTTCAGTTAAACGCAGACAGAGTAgtgatgcattttttattttattatagcaatccaaataatgtattttagtataataatattgttaataagactatttttattttttctatcagacttttttttcatgcaaaatgaaaaatgaattaaatataacTTATTATACAAGTGAAAGACCAGATCACATGGATCTTAATAAGCATCAGTAAACtaaaataatagaaaatgcAGAATAACCAGTGAATCTCTACTGGAAGCAATTAATCTAAGGTTAAACTGAACCGCATCCATTCCGAccatccaccccccccccccccccccaaaaaaccccctCTGTTATTCAGTTTCTTTTTTGATATTGCCTTCTAATCTTCAATCTCGCTGTATGTTGAACAATAGCTCCTAATGGAAGGCAGGTACCTGGCCTACTCAGTTGAGATGAGCAGAATGGAACAAGTATCTTACTTGCTAGGAAAAGCAGAATGCAAATGAAAACGAAAACAACCTAAAAACCAGGATACAATTGTAGAGCCTGTATGACTGGCTCACTGGAACTGGAACTCGTCTTGCTTTTCGTATGAAACTTTAATACGGTCCAGTGAAAGTCCCAATAATGTGTTTTTACATGAAACACTGGAAACATACTGAACTTTAGACTCTCTGAAGTGAAAGTACTAATAAAGCCAAAAAGGTACATTCGTAGTCGAAAACATTTCTGGGACAACGATATACTGATACACCAGCAACTATTGTATCGTTCTGTATCACCTTGAACTACTTTCTCATTGAGTGTTGGGCGTTTTTAAGGGCTGAAAGCGCCATttttgttacctggatgatgaCGGCTCGACAACACCAACAGCTGGAGCCTTTACCACAAACCACTTATAACACCGTTTCAAAGACTGAAACACACTTATTAACTCTATGTTAGAGTTTTAATTTTAATACGCTGCACACAGGAAagtaaaatcaaatcaaataataaaaaaagttttgaacaaAGTAACAAGTTAATCTGCAGTTGATtaaagtttgtgtgtgagtgtgtgtcaggaATGTGAGCACACTTTCCCCAAACACGTTGCTCTCTTCAACTAATctttttaggggggaaaaaacacactccaaaatgaaataattgtgGTATTTTACAGCTGGAAAGTTgatacaaaagaaagaaaggagtgcGACAGGAAAAGTGACTGCGCCCCTCAGGAGTTTTCTGGAGTTACAAATTATACTGTAAACAGgacaaggggggaaaaaacccactTACTTAGACAAATATGTAGAGTACTCCTTAATCCTAGTCACACTTCGACTTTCTTATTCCCTTACGTCCAGACGTCTTTTATAAACGGTTTAAAtcctgtttt
This Ictalurus furcatus strain D&B chromosome 1, Billie_1.0, whole genome shotgun sequence DNA region includes the following protein-coding sequences:
- the cdc42ep5 gene encoding cdc42 effector protein 5, translated to MPLHKSGRAHRLDPTMISAPLGDFRHTMHIGRGGDAFGDTSFLSSHGPSNPEPLKSITSPVEDTSDSTEVRLNHAADSKTPDEPFTELQHSESVSSFDLDLDLGPSILGDVLGVMDGLGLGSKWTMGNEGEEEVFISGKSSADGGISTNGATTDLNEKRIHSLSSGEEHINDVNGIKSKGLRPKVRFSDKKEEIVGRQYVGGELELECEKETNTSPVGGMEVRAEGMANKGAVKPELTNHRPDVSPSPSSSVSSEYEGISPLDRRREEDHLSESDSDEEGVAGEQGYTFEDESDDEIGL